A single window of Euwallacea similis isolate ESF13 chromosome 25, ESF131.1, whole genome shotgun sequence DNA harbors:
- the SMC5 gene encoding structural maintenance of chromosomes protein 5: MFKAGYIRKIKVENFVTYSYVEMYPGPNLNMIIGPNGTGKSTMVAAIILGLGGSPKIVGRGTRMAEYVKHKCNQAKIDIYLQDVQENSFVRITREFDIQDRTCWKINGLKCNASRVQEYVKKFNIQVNNLCQFLPQDRVADFAKLDKKELLKETQVALCRTDLIARQQALINTRAKHVQLMDQIEQQSLNLQEAKDANSRMEGRVQNFAIKVQFTEQIAAIERKIAWTEYEFKREKLSEIKKEKATAQEIYDRYRNEIEPFERKIGTYKQTLSNLQRDNSKLMQSIRNHEGNINETNEKIETVSAKVREIEDDMNTKLAENDQWDRQIEEALTKLDDNKKTYETLLTEAKGNDQKHVISREITNNINQIRQLKGQKEQFEENCTHGKAEMKALQHEQMRIENVKQTRLEQLGRLNKDAYTAVLWLRNNMHLFEGEIYEPMMLEINVYDVTKAKYVEAMIPLRDRLAFTCTEKSDMNLLIRSLREQQRLSINALHSGPAPEGYNQPNIPIQNLKTYGFYAYVNTLFTAPEPIMRYLCESYRLHNIPVGDEITNNCYEKIPRQISVFFSDRFRFTVHYSKYSGEKSSRQNLIRSDRGLSLCLDVVRLENIKGRCRETKRKVENLENQIANLNGPLQNLEEKIKIYREKLMDIHKKKQQIDALGKKIESGQECLEEMRKNKRSPEEIKSESRREMKKIVEMMGLLLESLRDYFKILASLITKCNLNSLKIETFRQKIEYMDSQLTEKKERIRDTEEILGLVIDKYNVTMQETKDIMRKAKALSKGVTPADAEFDEFRQIHDELGNNIEELNKKKEDLNSRISCLNIADMGEMREYEDRITQIGKLTQSLHAKSVETKELDAKMKRLQNEWLSPLNDLLTTINLRFASAFERLGCAGEIALCQGDDEKNYADYGIAIRVTFRSGEPLQELNATVQSGGERAVATAAFMLALQKVTPVPFRCVDEINQGMDATNERRIFELVAETTYEADTSQYFLITPKLVPNLDYPRHLTVHIIHNGPFMNPDQKWSLSKLCNPQSNRIQ; encoded by the exons ATGTTTAAAGCTGGATACATAAGGAAGATTAAAGTTGAAAACTTTGTAACTTATAGTTATGTGGAAATGTACCCAGGGCCCAACTTAAATATGATCATAGGGCCTAATGGAACTGGCAAATCCACTATGGTAGCAGCAATCATTCTAGGTCTGGGTGGAAGTCCCAAAATTGTGGGAAGAGGCACAAG AATGGCAGAATATGTCAAACACAAATGTAATCAAGCTAAAATTGACATTTACCTGCAAGATGTTCaagaaaattcatttgttaGAATAACAAGGGAGTTTGATATTCAAGATAGAActtgctggaaaataaatGGACTAAAATGCAATGCTAGTAGAGTACaggaatatgttaaaaaattcaatattcag gTTAACAATCTTTGCCAATTCTTACCTCAAGATCGTGTTGCTGATTTCGCAAAGCTTGATAAAAAGGAATTACTCAAAGAGACACAG GTCGCTCTATGTAGGACTGATTTAATTGCAAGGCAACAGGCTTTAATAAATACAAGAGCAAAACATGTACAATTAATGGACCAGATTGAACAGCAGTCACTAAACTTACAGGAAGCAAAAGATGCTAATTCAAGAATGGAAGGAAGAGTGCAGAATTTTGCCATAAAGGTTCAGTTTACGG AACAAATTGCTGCTATAGAGCGAAAAATTGCGTGGACAGAATATGAGTTCAAACGGGAGAAATTAAGCGagataaagaaagaaaaagcAACAGCTCAAGAAATCTATGACAGATACCG aaatgaaattgaaccgtttgaaaggaaaattggCACCTACAAGCAAACATTGAGCAATCTGCAACGAGATAACTCAAAACTGATGCAGAGTATtag GAACCACGAaggaaatattaatgaaactaatgaaaaaatagaaactgTATCTGCCAAAGTACGCGAAATAGAGGATGATATGAATACGAAACTTGCGGAAAACGACCAGTGGGACAGACAGATCGAAGAGGCTCTTACCAAATTGGACGATAATAAAAAGACGTATGAAACGCTCTTGACAGAAGCAAAAG GAAATGACCAAAAACATGTAATATCAAGGGAAATTACTAATAATATCAACCAAATAAGGCAATTAAAAGGTCAGAAAGaacaatttgaagaaaattgtacCCATGGAAAAGCCGAAATGAAAGCTTTGCAGCACGAGCAAATGAGGATTGAGAATGTCAAGCAAACGAGGCTTGAACAG TTAGGAAGATTAAATAAGGATGCATATACAGCGGTTCTTTGGCTAAGAAATAACATGCATCTTTTCGAAGGTGAAATATATGAACCAATGATGCTAGAGATTAACGTCTATGATGTCACAAAAGCGAAATACGTTGAAGCCATGATACCGTTAAGGGACAGATTGGCGTTTACATGCACAGAAAAATCCGACATGAATTTGCTTATTCGTTCCCTACGAGAGCAACAAAGGTTATCGATCAATGCCTTACATTCAG GGCCGGCCCCTGAAGGATACAATCAACCAAATATTCCCATACAGAATTTGAAAACATATGGGTTTTATGCATACGTAAATACATTGTTTACAGCCCCCGAACCAATTATGAGATATTTGTGTGAATCTTATCGACTACATAACATTCCGGTGGGAGACGAAATCACCAATAACTGTTATGAGAAGATACCGCGGCAAATATCGGTATTTTTCAGCGATAGGTTTCG ATTCACTGTGCATTATTCTAAATATTCTGGGGAGAAAAGCAGCCGACAGAATTTGATAAGATCAGATAGAGGGTTGTCTTTATGTTTGGACGTAGTACGATTGGAGAATATTAAGG GACGCTGTAgggaaacaaaaagaaaagtagaaaatttagaaaatcagATTGCAAATTTGAATGGTCCACTTCAGAATTTGGAGGAGAAAATCAAGATCTACAGGGAGAAATTAATGGATATACATAAGAAAAAGCAGCAGATTGAC gctTTGGGAAAGAAGATAGAATCTGGTCAGGAATGTTTGGAAGAAATGCGCAAAAATAAACGATCTcctgaagaaattaaaagcgaATCGAGACGGGAAATGAAGAAGATTGTTGAAATGATGGGTCTCCTGTTAGAAAGTCTGAgggattattttaaaatattggcaAGCTTGATAACcaaatgcaatttaaattcGCTTAAAATCGAAACATTTCGacagaaaattgaatatatgGACAGTCAGCTTACTGAAAAAAAAGA aAGAATTCGTGACACAGAAGAAATATTAGGTTTGGTTATTGATAAATATAACGTTACTATGCAAGAAACGAAAGATATTATGCGAAAGGCCAAAGCCTTATCCAAAGGAGTCACCCCAGCTGACGCTGAATTCGACGAATTTCGGCAAATTCACGATGAGTTAGGAA ATAACATagaagaattaaataaaaagaaagaagaCTTAAACTCAAGGATAAGCTGTCTGAACATTGCAGACATGGGAGAGATGCGAGAGTATGAAGATCGAATCACACAAATCGGGAAATTAACACAAAGTCTTCATGCCAAGAGCGTTGAGACTAAAGAATTGGATGCGAAAATGAAACGTTtgcaaaat GAATGGCTGAGTCcattaaatgatttattgaCAACAATCAATCTTCGATTTGCTAGTGCTTTTGAAAGGCTGGGTTGCGCTGGAGAAATTGCCCTATGCCAGGGAGATGATGAGAAGAACTATGCTGATTATGGCATTGCTATTAGG gtcaCGTTTAGAAGTGGAGAGCCTCTACAAGAATTAAACGCAACAGTCCAAAGCGGTGGAGAACGAGCAGTGGCTACGGCAGCGTTTATGTTAGCACTGCAAAAAGTAACGCCAGTTCCTTTCCGATGTGTGGATGAGATTAATCAAG